Proteins encoded by one window of Streptomyces uncialis:
- the hemE gene encoding uroporphyrinogen decarboxylase, whose translation MSANDIPTNQPTATRDGVKDSAFLRACRREPVPHTPVWFMRQAGRSLPEYRKVREGTAMLDSCMRPDLVTEITLQPVRRHDVDAAIYFSDIVVPLKAIGIDLDIKPGVGPVVERPIRTRADLDRLRDLTPEDVWYVTEAIGLLTAELGPTPLIGFAGAPFTLASYLVEGGPSRNHEHTKALMYGDPQLWADLLDRLARITSAFLKVQIEAGASAVQLFDSWVGALAPADYRRSVMPASRKVFEAVEGYGVPRIHFGVGTGELLGLLGEAGADVVGVDWRVPLDEAARRVGPGKALQGNLDPAVLFATPEAVVAKTTEVLDAARGLEGHIFNLGHGVLPDTDPDALTRLVADVHARTAR comes from the coding sequence GTGAGTGCCAACGACATCCCCACGAACCAGCCGACAGCGACGCGAGACGGCGTCAAGGATTCCGCGTTCCTGAGGGCGTGCCGCCGTGAACCGGTGCCGCACACCCCGGTCTGGTTCATGCGCCAGGCGGGCCGCTCCCTGCCGGAGTACCGCAAGGTGCGCGAGGGCACCGCCATGCTCGACTCCTGCATGCGTCCCGACCTGGTCACCGAGATCACCCTTCAGCCCGTGCGCAGGCACGACGTCGACGCCGCGATCTACTTCAGCGACATCGTCGTCCCCCTGAAGGCCATCGGGATCGACCTCGACATCAAGCCCGGTGTCGGCCCGGTCGTCGAGCGCCCGATCCGTACCCGCGCCGACCTCGACCGGCTGCGTGACCTCACGCCCGAGGACGTCTGGTACGTCACGGAGGCCATCGGGCTGCTCACCGCGGAACTCGGCCCGACCCCGCTGATCGGCTTCGCGGGCGCGCCCTTCACCCTGGCCAGCTATCTCGTGGAGGGCGGCCCGTCCCGCAACCACGAGCACACCAAGGCCCTCATGTACGGCGACCCGCAGCTGTGGGCCGACCTGCTGGACCGGCTCGCCCGGATCACCTCGGCGTTCCTGAAGGTCCAGATCGAGGCGGGCGCGAGCGCCGTCCAGCTCTTCGACTCCTGGGTCGGGGCCCTCGCGCCCGCCGACTACCGCCGTTCGGTGATGCCCGCCTCCCGCAAGGTGTTCGAGGCGGTAGAGGGCTACGGCGTCCCGCGTATCCACTTCGGCGTCGGCACCGGGGAACTGCTCGGGCTGCTCGGTGAGGCCGGGGCCGATGTCGTGGGCGTCGACTGGCGTGTCCCGCTGGACGAGGCCGCCCGCCGGGTCGGCCCGGGCAAGGCGCTCCAGGGCAACCTCGACCCCGCGGTGCTGTTCGCCACCCCGGAGGCCGTCGTCGCCAAGACCACCGAGGTGCTCGACGCGGCCCGTGGGCTGGAGGGCCATATCTTCAACCTCGGCCACGGTGTCCTGCCCGACACCGACCCCGACGCCCTCACCCGGCTGGTGGCGGACGTGCACGCGCGCACCGCCCGCTGA
- a CDS encoding DUF3000 domain-containing protein: MAAAQERLSDGTGGTDNGEGATRETDPGPPAFRSAVDALRAARLRPGIEVDPTPAPKRLAPHAYALEAAVVEGDEDLADGRLVLLHDPDGHDGWQGTFRLVTLVRAELEAEMAADPLLPEVCWSWLTGALEDRGLSYGEPSGTVTRAGSHYFGGLAERAPASQIEIRASWTPREGVGGVPDTAAHLAAWCDLLCQVAGLPPTPAPAPDASVVTLPQRRGPRPA; encoded by the coding sequence ATGGCTGCGGCTCAGGAACGACTGTCGGACGGCACGGGCGGGACGGACAACGGCGAGGGGGCGACACGGGAGACGGACCCGGGCCCCCCGGCGTTCCGCTCGGCGGTCGACGCGCTGCGCGCGGCGCGGCTGCGGCCGGGGATCGAGGTCGATCCGACCCCGGCGCCCAAGCGGCTCGCGCCGCACGCGTACGCGCTGGAGGCCGCGGTCGTCGAGGGCGACGAGGATCTCGCGGACGGCCGGCTGGTGCTGCTGCACGACCCCGACGGTCACGACGGCTGGCAGGGCACGTTCCGGCTGGTCACCCTGGTCCGGGCGGAGCTGGAGGCCGAGATGGCCGCGGATCCGCTGCTGCCGGAGGTGTGCTGGTCGTGGCTGACCGGGGCGCTGGAGGACCGGGGGCTGTCGTACGGGGAGCCGAGCGGCACGGTGACCCGGGCGGGGTCGCACTACTTCGGGGGGCTGGCGGAGCGGGCGCCCGCCTCCCAGATCGAGATCCGGGCGTCCTGGACGCCCCGGGAGGGCGTCGGCGGGGTGCCCGACACCGCGGCGCACCTGGCCGCCTGGTGCGATCTGCTGTGCCAGGTGGCGGGGCTTCCCCCGACCCCGGCGCCGGCGCCCGACGCCTCGGTGGTCACCCTCCCCCAGCGCAGGGGGCCCCGCCCGGCCTGA
- a CDS encoding response regulator transcription factor, which translates to MSVLLEQPASLVAYRPNKPTAMVVVADPRVRSTVTRHLWALGVRDVIEASSIAEARPRIGNPRDICVADVHLPDGSGLTLLSETRAAGWPNGLALSAADDIGAVRNALAGGVKGYVVTGTRTNVGLPTRPGAAPIGSAAARMHRRPPGAPSHPGGYRELSGREVEVLRLVAEGQSNKAIGVSMGLSALTVKSHLARIARKLGTGDRAGMVAVALRTGIIH; encoded by the coding sequence GTGTCCGTTCTCCTTGAGCAGCCCGCAAGCCTGGTCGCCTACCGTCCGAACAAGCCGACCGCCATGGTCGTCGTGGCCGACCCGCGCGTCCGCTCCACCGTCACCCGCCACCTGTGGGCGCTCGGGGTGCGCGATGTCATCGAGGCGTCGTCCATCGCCGAGGCCCGGCCCCGTATCGGCAATCCCCGAGACATCTGCGTCGCCGACGTCCATCTTCCCGACGGCAGCGGCCTCACCCTTCTCTCCGAGACCCGTGCCGCGGGCTGGCCCAACGGCCTCGCCCTTTCGGCCGCCGATGACATCGGCGCCGTCCGCAACGCCCTCGCGGGCGGCGTCAAGGGCTATGTCGTCACCGGCACCCGTACCAATGTCGGGCTCCCCACCCGGCCGGGTGCCGCTCCGATCGGGTCCGCCGCGGCCCGTATGCACCGCCGCCCCCCGGGTGCCCCGAGCCACCCGGGCGGCTACCGAGAACTGTCCGGACGCGAGGTCGAGGTGCTGCGGCTGGTCGCCGAAGGCCAGTCCAACAAGGCCATCGGCGTCTCGATGGGCCTGTCCGCCCTGACCGTGAAGAGCCACCTCGCCAGGATCGCCCGCAAGCTCGGCACGGGCGACCGTGCCGGGATGGTGGCCGTGGCCCTGCGTACGGGGATCATCCACTGA
- a CDS encoding ribonuclease D has translation MTDAQETAADTSLRTTGGAPPDDGVTGVTEDGAPIALLEPREGVPPVVADEGALADVIAAFAAGSGPVAVDAERASGYRYGQRAYLVQLRRAGAGTALIDPVACPDLTALGDALDGTEWVLHAATQDLPCLREIGMRPTELFDTELAGRLAGFPRVGLGAMVEGVLGYVLEKGHSAVDWSTRPLPEPWLRYAALDVELLVDLRDALEEELERQGKLDWARQEFAAIATAPPAPPRKDPWRRTSGMHKVRRRRQMAVVRELWEARDRIAQRRDVSPGKVLGDTAIVEAALALPLTVRALGALPGFGSRTGRRQLEQWQAAVERARALPETQLPQPGLTVAGPPPPRAWADKDPAAAARLSAARAGVSEVAERLGMPQENLIAPDTVRRVCWEPPVVVSVESVGDALRALGAREWQVEQVTPVLTESLAAHP, from the coding sequence GTGACAGACGCCCAAGAGACCGCAGCAGACACATCACTGCGAACCACCGGGGGCGCCCCTCCGGACGACGGCGTCACCGGCGTCACCGAGGACGGAGCACCGATCGCGCTGCTGGAGCCGCGCGAGGGTGTTCCGCCGGTCGTCGCCGACGAGGGCGCCCTGGCGGACGTGATCGCCGCCTTCGCGGCGGGCAGCGGACCCGTCGCGGTCGACGCGGAACGCGCGTCCGGCTATCGCTACGGGCAGCGCGCCTATCTCGTGCAGCTGCGCCGCGCGGGCGCCGGGACCGCGCTCATCGACCCGGTGGCCTGCCCCGATCTCACCGCGCTCGGGGACGCGCTCGACGGCACCGAGTGGGTGCTGCACGCCGCGACCCAGGATCTGCCGTGCCTGCGGGAAATAGGCATGCGGCCGACCGAGCTGTTCGACACGGAGCTGGCGGGCCGGCTCGCCGGATTCCCCCGGGTCGGACTCGGCGCGATGGTCGAGGGCGTCCTCGGCTACGTCCTGGAGAAGGGCCACTCCGCCGTCGACTGGTCCACCCGCCCGCTGCCCGAGCCCTGGCTCCGTTACGCCGCGCTGGACGTGGAGCTGCTGGTCGATCTGCGGGACGCCCTGGAGGAGGAGCTGGAGCGCCAGGGCAAACTCGACTGGGCGCGCCAGGAGTTCGCCGCGATCGCCACCGCCCCGCCCGCGCCCCCGCGCAAGGACCCCTGGCGGCGGACCTCCGGCATGCACAAGGTGCGGCGGCGCCGTCAGATGGCGGTCGTCCGGGAGCTGTGGGAGGCGCGGGACCGGATCGCCCAGCGGCGGGACGTGTCGCCCGGGAAGGTGCTGGGCGACACCGCGATCGTGGAGGCCGCGCTCGCGCTGCCGCTGACCGTACGGGCGCTCGGGGCGCTGCCCGGGTTCGGCAGCCGGACCGGGCGCAGGCAGCTCGAACAGTGGCAGGCGGCGGTGGAGCGGGCCCGGGCGCTGCCCGAGACACAGCTGCCACAGCCTGGTCTGACGGTGGCCGGACCGCCGCCGCCGCGGGCCTGGGCGGACAAGGACCCCGCCGCGGCGGCGCGGCTGTCCGCGGCGCGGGCCGGGGTGTCGGAGGTGGCCGAGCGGCTCGGGATGCCCCAGGAGAACCTGATCGCCCCGGACACGGTGCGCCGGGTGTGCTGGGAGCCGCCCGTGGTCGTGTCGGTGGAGTCGGTGGGCGACGCGCTGCGGGCGCTGGGCGCCCGCGAGTGGCAGGTCGAGCAGGTCACCCCGGTGCTGACGGAGTCGCTGGCGGCGCATCCCTGA
- a CDS encoding thiolase family protein: MPRTVRDVVFVDGVRTPFGKAGPKGIYHETRADDLVVKAIRELLRRNPGLDPAKIDEVAIAATTQIGDQGLTLGRTAGILAGLPQSVPGYSIDRMCAGALTAVTSTAGSIAFGAYDIVVAGGVEHMGRHPMGEGVDPNPRFVSEKLVDESALFMGMTAENLHDRFPHLTKRRADEYAVRSQEKAAKAYADGKIQQDLVPVSVRRTSPEAGETGWGLATQDEPMRPGTTLETLAGLKTPFRTHGRVTAGNAAGLNDGATASLIAAEDFARAHDLPVRMRLVSYAFAGVEPEVMGYGPIPATEKALAQAGLSISDIGLFEINEAFAVQVLAFLDHYGIADDDSRVNQYGGAIAYGHPLASSGVRLMTQLARQFEEQPEVRYGLTTMCVGFGMGATVVWENPHFDGGTK, encoded by the coding sequence GTGCCTCGTACCGTCAGGGATGTCGTCTTTGTCGACGGTGTCCGTACCCCGTTCGGCAAGGCGGGCCCGAAGGGCATCTACCACGAGACCCGGGCCGACGACCTCGTCGTGAAGGCGATCCGGGAGCTGCTGCGCCGCAACCCGGGCCTCGACCCGGCGAAGATCGACGAGGTGGCGATCGCGGCCACCACCCAGATCGGTGACCAGGGGCTGACCCTCGGCCGCACCGCCGGCATCCTCGCGGGCCTGCCGCAGTCCGTACCCGGGTACTCGATCGACCGGATGTGCGCGGGCGCGCTGACGGCCGTCACGAGCACCGCCGGATCGATCGCCTTCGGCGCGTACGACATCGTCGTGGCCGGTGGTGTCGAGCACATGGGGCGGCACCCGATGGGTGAGGGCGTCGACCCGAACCCCCGGTTCGTCAGCGAGAAGCTGGTCGACGAGTCGGCGCTGTTCATGGGGATGACCGCGGAGAACCTGCACGACCGGTTCCCGCATCTCACCAAGCGGCGGGCCGACGAGTACGCGGTGCGCTCGCAGGAGAAGGCCGCCAAGGCGTACGCCGACGGCAAGATCCAGCAGGACCTGGTGCCGGTCTCGGTACGGCGGACCAGCCCGGAGGCCGGGGAGACCGGCTGGGGGCTCGCCACCCAGGACGAGCCGATGCGGCCCGGCACGACGCTGGAGACGCTGGCCGGTCTGAAGACTCCCTTCCGTACCCATGGGCGGGTCACCGCGGGCAACGCGGCCGGGCTGAACGACGGCGCCACCGCCTCGCTGATCGCCGCCGAGGACTTCGCGCGCGCCCATGACCTGCCGGTCCGGATGCGGCTGGTGTCGTACGCCTTCGCCGGTGTCGAGCCCGAGGTGATGGGGTACGGACCGATCCCGGCGACCGAGAAGGCGCTCGCCCAGGCGGGCCTGTCGATCTCCGACATCGGACTGTTCGAGATCAACGAGGCGTTCGCCGTGCAGGTGCTCGCCTTCCTCGACCACTACGGCATCGCCGACGACGACAGCCGGGTCAACCAGTACGGCGGCGCCATCGCCTACGGGCACCCGCTGGCGTCCTCCGGGGTCCGGCTGATGACCCAGCTCGCCCGGCAGTTCGAGGAGCAGCCCGAGGTCCGTTACGGCCTCACCACCATGTGCGTCGGCTTCGGCATGGGCGCGACGGTCGTCTGGGAGAACCCGCACTTCGACGGAGGCACCAAGTGA
- a CDS encoding 3-hydroxyacyl-CoA dehydrogenase NAD-binding domain-containing protein yields the protein MSTSTTELLKGAAELFPDEVVTQAHVRHLELPDGAGRFALITLDNGFDHTKPTTFGPQSLANLDAALDQVEQEATAGTIVGAGLTGKPFIFAVGADLKGVELLKRHEDALAIGKGGHDVFKRFASLAVPTFAYYNGAAMGGGVEAGLHCSYRTVSRAVPAFSLPEVFLGLVPGWGGCALLPNLIGADKAVSVIIENSLNQNRQLKGAQVFELGIADALFDGADFLERSLVWTAGVLNGSVTVERPEVDRGEGWDRAVARGRSVADSKVHGAAPAAYRALDIIAAAKDGDLQAGFDAEDQALADLIMGGELRAGLYAFNLVQKRAKRPAGAPDRSLARPVTKVGVVGAGLMASQLAMLFLRRLEVPVVLTDIDQERVDKGVGYVHAEIDKLLLKGRVNQDKANRLKGLVSGVLDKAEGFSDADFVIEAVFEEIGVKQRVFAEVEAVVPAHAILATNTSSLSVSEMAAGLKHPERVVGFHFFNPVAILPLLEIVRGEQTDDASLATAFAVAKKLRKTAVLVKDAPAFVVNRILTRFMGEIQNVIDEGTPVVAAEKAVEPLGLPMSPLVLLELVGPAIGLHVSETLNRAFPDRFTVSPNLAAVVKAGKRGFYVHDSGTPELDPEVAALLVQGDTVLTEEQVRARVLDAVAQEIGLMLDEGVVAEAQDIDLCLITGAGWPFHLGGITPYLDRAGVSERVNGKPFLAPGLASVPE from the coding sequence GTGAGCACGTCCACCACCGAACTGCTCAAGGGCGCGGCCGAACTGTTCCCGGACGAGGTCGTCACCCAGGCGCACGTCCGTCATCTGGAGCTGCCCGACGGCGCCGGCCGGTTCGCGCTGATCACCCTGGACAACGGCTTCGACCACACCAAGCCGACCACCTTCGGCCCGCAGTCGCTGGCCAATCTGGACGCCGCGCTCGACCAGGTCGAGCAGGAGGCCACCGCCGGGACGATCGTGGGTGCCGGGCTCACCGGCAAGCCGTTCATCTTCGCCGTCGGCGCCGACCTCAAGGGTGTCGAGCTGCTGAAGCGGCACGAGGACGCGCTCGCCATCGGCAAGGGCGGCCACGATGTCTTCAAGCGCTTCGCCTCCCTCGCCGTCCCCACGTTCGCGTACTACAACGGCGCGGCGATGGGCGGCGGGGTCGAGGCCGGGCTGCACTGCTCGTACCGCACCGTCTCCCGGGCGGTGCCCGCGTTCTCGCTGCCGGAGGTCTTCCTCGGGCTGGTACCCGGCTGGGGCGGCTGCGCGCTGCTGCCGAACCTGATCGGCGCGGACAAGGCCGTCTCGGTGATCATCGAGAACTCGCTCAACCAGAACCGCCAGCTCAAGGGCGCCCAGGTCTTCGAGCTGGGGATCGCCGACGCCCTCTTCGACGGCGCCGACTTCCTGGAGCGGTCGCTGGTCTGGACCGCCGGGGTGCTGAACGGCTCGGTCACCGTGGAGCGGCCCGAGGTGGACCGCGGCGAGGGATGGGACCGGGCCGTGGCCCGGGGCCGGTCCGTCGCGGACTCCAAGGTGCACGGGGCGGCGCCCGCCGCGTACCGCGCGCTCGACATCATCGCCGCCGCCAAGGACGGTGACCTCCAGGCCGGGTTCGACGCCGAGGACCAGGCCCTCGCGGATCTGATCATGGGCGGGGAACTGCGCGCCGGGCTCTACGCGTTCAACCTGGTGCAGAAGCGCGCCAAGCGGCCCGCCGGCGCCCCCGACAGGAGCCTCGCGCGGCCCGTCACCAAGGTCGGTGTGGTGGGCGCGGGCCTGATGGCCTCGCAGCTCGCGATGCTGTTTCTGCGCCGCCTTGAGGTGCCGGTCGTGCTGACCGACATCGACCAGGAGCGGGTCGACAAGGGCGTCGGTTACGTCCACGCCGAGATCGACAAGCTGCTGCTCAAGGGCCGGGTGAACCAGGACAAGGCCAACCGGCTCAAGGGCCTGGTCAGCGGGGTGCTGGACAAGGCGGAGGGCTTCTCCGACGCGGACTTCGTCATCGAGGCCGTGTTCGAGGAGATCGGCGTCAAGCAGCGGGTGTTCGCCGAGGTCGAGGCCGTCGTCCCGGCGCACGCGATCCTCGCGACGAACACCTCGTCCCTCTCCGTGAGCGAGATGGCGGCCGGGCTGAAACACCCCGAGCGGGTCGTGGGCTTCCACTTCTTCAACCCGGTGGCGATCCTTCCGCTGCTGGAGATCGTGCGCGGCGAGCAGACGGACGACGCCTCGCTGGCCACCGCGTTCGCCGTGGCGAAGAAGCTGCGGAAGACCGCGGTACTGGTCAAGGACGCCCCGGCGTTCGTGGTGAACCGCATCCTGACGCGCTTCATGGGCGAGATCCAGAACGTCATCGACGAGGGCACGCCCGTCGTCGCGGCGGAGAAGGCCGTCGAGCCGCTGGGGCTGCCGATGTCGCCGCTGGTCCTGCTGGAGCTGGTCGGACCCGCGATCGGTCTGCATGTCTCCGAGACGCTGAACCGCGCGTTCCCCGACCGCTTCACCGTCTCCCCGAACCTGGCCGCCGTGGTCAAGGCGGGCAAGCGCGGCTTCTACGTCCATGACTCCGGCACCCCGGAGCTGGACCCCGAGGTCGCCGCGCTGCTGGTGCAGGGCGACACCGTGCTGACCGAGGAGCAGGTGCGGGCGCGGGTCCTGGACGCGGTGGCCCAGGAGATCGGGCTCATGCTGGACGAGGGTGTCGTCGCCGAGGCGCAGGACATCGACCTGTGCCTGATCACCGGCGCGGGCTGGCCCTTCCATCTGGGCGGCATCACCCCGTACCTGGACCGCGCGGGCGTCAGCGAGCGGGTCAACGGCAAGCCGTTCCTGGCGCCGGGCCTGGCGAGCGTCCCCGAGTAG
- a CDS encoding PIN domain-containing protein — protein MTTLLIVDGANVVGSVPDGWWKDRRGAAERLRDRLARQAAKGVEGLPGPVEIVLVVEGAAKGVAPVPGVRVDEAPGSGDDRIVELAAGARSAPGECVVVTADRELRERVSAVGARTVGPRTVYG, from the coding sequence ATGACGACACTGCTGATCGTGGACGGGGCGAACGTCGTGGGGTCGGTGCCCGACGGCTGGTGGAAGGACCGCAGGGGCGCCGCCGAGCGGCTGCGCGACCGGCTGGCCCGGCAGGCGGCGAAGGGCGTCGAGGGGCTGCCGGGGCCGGTCGAGATCGTGCTGGTCGTCGAGGGCGCCGCCAAGGGGGTCGCGCCGGTCCCCGGGGTCCGGGTGGACGAGGCGCCGGGCAGCGGGGACGACCGGATCGTGGAGCTCGCCGCCGGGGCGCGGAGCGCGCCGGGGGAGTGCGTGGTGGTCACCGCCGACCGTGAGCTGAGGGAGCGGGTGAGCGCGGTGGGAGCCCGTACGGTCGGCCCCCGCACGGTGTACGGATAG
- a CDS encoding amino acid permease, translating into MSGTTSVGGTSVSSTLFRTKTVEQSIQDTEEPEHALKKSLSALDLTVFGVGVIIGTGIFVLTGKIAKENAGPSVALSFVVAGVVCALAALCYAEFASTVPVAGSAYTFSYASLGEFPAWLIGWDLILELALGCAVVAVGWSGYIQSLLDSAGLRMPQPLSGTHGGEFGFDLLACLLVLVLTCVLVVGMKLSSRVTGVVVAIKVTVVLIVIVVGAFFITGSNYDPFIPPAEHTSGSSDITAPLIQLMFGYTPTNFGVMGIFTAAAVVFFAFIGFDIVATAAEETRNPQRDVPRGILGSLLICTVLYVAVSIVVTGMQKYTDLTVDAPLADAFKAVGHPFWAGLISFGAAVGLTSVCMILLLGQTRVFFAMSRDGLIPQTFSKVHPRFGTPYRSTILLGGVVAIVAGFTSISELAELVNIGTLSAFVVVAAGIILLRRSRPDLHRAFRTPLVPWIPALSILASLWLMLNLPAETWLRFGAWMVIGVVVYFFYGRHHSRLGKGMPRRPTPPAKGDDSQIPYP; encoded by the coding sequence ATGTCGGGGACGACAAGCGTGGGAGGTACGTCTGTGAGCAGCACTCTCTTCCGGACGAAGACCGTCGAACAGTCCATCCAGGACACCGAGGAACCGGAACACGCGCTCAAGAAATCGCTGTCCGCCCTCGACCTGACCGTGTTCGGTGTCGGCGTCATCATCGGGACGGGCATCTTCGTCCTGACCGGGAAGATCGCCAAGGAGAACGCGGGCCCCTCGGTCGCCCTCAGCTTCGTCGTCGCGGGCGTCGTGTGCGCCCTCGCGGCCCTGTGCTACGCCGAGTTCGCGTCGACGGTCCCGGTCGCCGGGTCGGCGTACACCTTCTCGTACGCGTCGCTGGGGGAGTTCCCCGCCTGGCTCATCGGCTGGGACCTGATCCTGGAGCTGGCGCTGGGCTGTGCGGTGGTCGCGGTCGGCTGGTCCGGGTACATCCAGTCGCTGCTGGACAGCGCGGGTCTGCGTATGCCGCAGCCGCTGTCCGGGACGCACGGCGGGGAGTTCGGCTTCGATCTGCTGGCGTGTCTGCTGGTGCTCGTCCTGACCTGCGTCCTGGTGGTGGGTATGAAGCTGTCGTCACGGGTCACCGGGGTGGTCGTGGCGATCAAGGTCACGGTCGTCCTGATCGTCATCGTCGTCGGCGCCTTCTTCATCACCGGCTCCAACTACGACCCGTTCATCCCGCCGGCCGAGCACACCAGCGGCAGTTCCGACATCACCGCGCCGCTGATCCAGCTGATGTTCGGCTACACCCCGACCAACTTCGGGGTGATGGGCATCTTCACCGCCGCGGCCGTGGTGTTCTTCGCGTTCATCGGCTTCGACATCGTCGCCACCGCCGCCGAGGAGACCCGCAACCCGCAGCGGGACGTGCCCCGCGGCATCCTCGGCTCGCTGCTGATCTGCACGGTCCTCTACGTCGCCGTGTCCATCGTCGTCACCGGGATGCAGAAGTACACGGACCTGACGGTCGACGCCCCCCTGGCGGACGCCTTCAAGGCCGTGGGGCACCCCTTCTGGGCGGGTCTGATCAGCTTCGGGGCCGCGGTCGGCCTCACCTCGGTCTGCATGATCCTGCTGCTCGGGCAGACCCGGGTCTTCTTCGCGATGAGCCGGGACGGGCTGATCCCGCAGACCTTCTCCAAGGTGCACCCCCGCTTCGGCACCCCGTACCGTTCGACGATCCTCCTCGGGGGCGTCGTGGCGATCGTCGCGGGCTTCACCTCGATCAGCGAACTCGCCGAACTGGTCAACATCGGCACCCTGTCCGCGTTCGTCGTGGTCGCCGCGGGCATCATCCTGCTCCGGCGCAGCCGGCCCGATCTGCACCGCGCGTTCCGCACCCCGCTGGTCCCCTGGATTCCCGCGCTGTCCATCCTGGCCTCGCTGTGGCTGATGCTGAACCTGCCCGCCGAGACCTGGCTCCGCTTCGGCGCCTGGATGGTCATCGGCGTGGTCGTCTACTTCTTCTACGGCCGTCATCACAGCCGCCTCGGCAAGGGCATGCCGCGCCGTCCCACCCCACCGGCCAAGGGCGACGACAGCCAGATCCCGTACCCGTGA